From Saccharothrix espanaensis DSM 44229, the proteins below share one genomic window:
- a CDS encoding pyridoxamine 5'-phosphate oxidase family protein produces the protein MSTDTNSLTTEDREFLARPLHGFLSVAAGPVPPQPRPVWFEATDEGAVQLFTAPDSLKVRRLHRDPRASLVVAAPVGERERWLSVAGPATVEPDGARDLCSRLAARYWDLDDPARAGELAEALAGDWVRLVIRPDSVRRYTS, from the coding sequence ATGAGCACCGACACGAACTCGCTGACCACCGAGGACCGGGAGTTCCTGGCACGTCCCCTGCACGGCTTCCTGTCCGTGGCCGCCGGGCCGGTCCCGCCGCAGCCCCGGCCGGTGTGGTTCGAGGCCACCGACGAGGGCGCGGTCCAGCTGTTCACCGCCCCGGACTCGCTCAAGGTGCGCCGCCTGCACCGCGACCCGCGCGCCTCGCTCGTCGTGGCGGCCCCGGTGGGCGAGCGCGAGCGCTGGCTCTCGGTCGCCGGCCCCGCCACCGTCGAACCCGACGGCGCGCGCGACCTGTGCTCGCGCCTGGCCGCCCGCTACTGGGACCTCGACGACCCGGCTCGCGCCGGCGAGCTCGCCGAGGCCCTGGCCGGCGACTGGGTCCGCCTGGTCATCCGCCCGGACTCGGTGCGCCGCTACACGAGCTGA
- a CDS encoding VOC family protein gives MTLWRRDTDSSDRTEPRVYIRAFVQPGTLDDAIGFYERLLGVEADLRTPYPEKGLSLATVGAFLIIEGDDETTRPFRATHGTLLVDDVAGYLERLAAEGAVITDPPIDVPTGVGFTARHPDGTVVEYVHHRPQPHER, from the coding sequence ATGACCTTGTGGCGACGCGACACCGACTCTTCCGACCGCACCGAACCCCGCGTGTACATCAGGGCTTTCGTCCAGCCCGGCACCCTCGACGACGCCATCGGCTTCTACGAGCGGCTTTTGGGCGTCGAGGCCGACCTGCGCACCCCGTACCCGGAGAAGGGGCTGTCCCTGGCGACCGTCGGCGCGTTCCTGATCATCGAGGGCGATGACGAGACCACGCGGCCGTTCCGCGCCACCCACGGCACGCTGCTCGTGGACGACGTCGCCGGCTACCTCGAACGCCTGGCGGCCGAGGGCGCGGTGATCACCGACCCGCCGATCGACGTGCCGACCGGTGTCGGGTTCACCGCGCGCCACCCGGACGGGACGGTGGTCGAGTACGTCCACCACCGCCCGCAGCCGCACGAGCGCTAG
- a CDS encoding alpha/beta hydrolase, with the protein MTADVLGTDYETRTLPLGGGDVTATLVRRRAQPATRGAVLYVHGFADYFFQKHVAEHFTARGYDFYAIDLRAYGRSLKPGQAANYVTDLAEHFEEIDAAVRLIREEDHHERLVVMGHSTGGLITSLWADERRADDVLDALVLNSPWLDLAEPWITRTVGTAFIRGIGRVAPRVVLKGGMGPVYGESIHADHHGEWDFDTTWKPIEAFPVLAGWLRAVRRGQARLHRGLDVRVPVLVLRSGRSLLKAKAWSPEAMTADTVLDVEHMRRWAPKIGRDVTVVQVDNGMHDLFLSAGPVRERALAEIDEFLDRV; encoded by the coding sequence ATGACCGCTGACGTGCTCGGTACCGACTACGAGACCCGGACGCTGCCGCTGGGCGGCGGGGACGTGACCGCGACCCTGGTCCGCCGCCGCGCCCAGCCCGCGACCAGGGGTGCCGTGCTCTACGTCCACGGCTTCGCCGACTACTTCTTCCAGAAGCACGTCGCCGAGCACTTCACCGCGCGCGGCTACGACTTCTACGCGATCGACCTGCGCGCGTACGGCCGGTCCCTCAAGCCCGGCCAGGCCGCGAACTACGTGACGGACCTGGCCGAGCACTTCGAGGAGATCGACGCGGCGGTGCGGCTGATCCGCGAGGAGGACCACCACGAGCGGCTGGTGGTGATGGGCCACTCGACCGGCGGGCTGATCACGTCGCTGTGGGCGGACGAACGCCGCGCGGACGACGTGCTGGACGCGTTGGTGCTCAACAGCCCGTGGCTCGACCTGGCCGAACCGTGGATCACGCGCACGGTCGGCACCGCGTTCATCCGGGGCATCGGCCGGGTCGCGCCGCGGGTGGTCCTCAAGGGCGGCATGGGCCCGGTGTACGGCGAGAGCATCCACGCCGACCACCACGGCGAGTGGGACTTCGACACGACGTGGAAGCCGATCGAGGCGTTCCCGGTGCTCGCGGGCTGGCTGCGCGCGGTGCGCCGGGGCCAGGCCCGGCTGCACCGGGGGCTGGACGTGCGGGTGCCGGTCCTGGTGCTGCGCTCCGGCCGGAGCCTGCTCAAGGCCAAGGCGTGGTCGCCCGAGGCGATGACGGCGGACACCGTGCTGGACGTGGAGCACATGCGGCGGTGGGCCCCGAAGATCGGCCGGGACGTGACGGTCGTCCAGGTGGACAACGGGATGCACGACCTGTTCCTGTCGGCGGGGCCGGTGCGGGAACGGGCGCTCGCCGAGATCGACGAGTTCCTCGACCGCGTCTAG
- a CDS encoding serine protease, which produces MRTLMAVLLALVVVAPQAAATPAVADPRVVGGTVVEDAADYPYVVALVLPDGRQFCGGALVGPNEVVTAAHCTVDTEPGDFFVVGGRVDLTTRQGVVSDVVRIEVQKQFQNAERGDDILWLTTAKAFPYEPVGLPGSGEDLYRPGTVGTVLGWGHTAEGGQQSARLREADIPITSDAACRKAYRAYDESSMFCAGFPEGGVDSCQGDSGGLFVVAGKPAGIVSWGIGCARPDKPGVYTRVAHYV; this is translated from the coding sequence ATGCGGACCTTGATGGCAGTGCTGCTCGCCCTGGTGGTCGTCGCACCGCAGGCCGCGGCGACCCCGGCGGTCGCGGATCCGAGGGTGGTCGGCGGCACGGTTGTCGAGGACGCCGCCGACTACCCGTACGTGGTGGCGCTGGTCCTGCCGGACGGCCGGCAGTTCTGCGGCGGCGCGCTGGTGGGGCCGAACGAGGTGGTGACCGCCGCGCACTGCACGGTCGACACCGAGCCGGGCGACTTCTTCGTGGTGGGTGGCCGGGTCGATCTGACCACGCGGCAGGGCGTGGTGTCCGACGTGGTCCGGATCGAGGTGCAGAAGCAGTTCCAGAACGCCGAGCGCGGCGACGACATCTTGTGGCTCACCACCGCCAAGGCGTTCCCGTACGAGCCGGTCGGCCTGCCGGGGAGCGGCGAGGACCTGTACCGGCCCGGCACGGTGGGCACGGTGCTCGGCTGGGGCCACACCGCCGAGGGCGGTCAGCAGAGCGCGCGGCTGCGTGAGGCGGACATCCCGATCACCTCGGACGCCGCGTGCCGCAAGGCGTACCGGGCCTACGACGAGTCGTCCATGTTCTGCGCGGGGTTCCCGGAGGGCGGGGTGGACTCGTGCCAGGGCGACTCGGGCGGGCTGTTCGTGGTGGCGGGCAAGCCGGCCGGGATCGTGTCATGGGGCATCGGCTGCGCCCGTCCGGACAAGCCCGGCGTCTACACCCGCGTGGCCCACTACGTGTGA
- a CDS encoding M48 family metallopeptidase produces MSEEIERSTARVRFPGISPRAYEHPVDRGALAVLRAVPGIGPVLQAVAGAFTERGERLIYVASAIRVGPKQYPDLDRIRLEAAAALDLDPVPELFVQRDPQVYARTLGIDKPFIVLSTGLLELLDNDSRRFVIGHEMGHVLSGHALYQTILYRLMELQHGLGWMPAGFWAVRAVIAALLEWYRKTELSCDRAGLLVCQDPAAALRVHVALAGGMDLSQVDTAEFLKQAKEYEQVEDVRDSLLKLIKTWRSTHPMAVVRAAELQRWAAGEQYREILTGTYPRRDDDQPTSTFTEDIKSAAKSYKDSAQRSEDPLVKVLNEVGDVLVGAADKVRSKFNGQ; encoded by the coding sequence ATGAGCGAGGAGATCGAGCGGTCGACGGCGCGTGTTCGTTTCCCGGGCATCAGCCCGCGGGCTTACGAGCACCCGGTCGACAGGGGGGCGTTGGCGGTCTTGCGCGCGGTGCCGGGAATCGGGCCCGTGTTGCAGGCGGTGGCAGGTGCGTTCACTGAAAGGGGTGAACGCCTGATCTACGTGGCGTCCGCGATCCGCGTGGGGCCCAAGCAGTACCCGGACCTGGACCGGATCCGGCTGGAGGCGGCGGCCGCGCTGGACCTCGACCCGGTGCCGGAGCTGTTCGTGCAGCGCGACCCGCAGGTGTACGCGCGGACGCTGGGCATCGACAAGCCGTTCATCGTGCTGTCGACCGGCCTGCTGGAGCTGCTGGACAACGACAGCCGGCGGTTCGTGATCGGCCACGAGATGGGCCACGTGCTGTCCGGGCACGCGCTGTACCAGACGATCCTGTACCGGCTGATGGAGCTCCAGCACGGGCTGGGCTGGATGCCGGCCGGGTTCTGGGCGGTGCGCGCGGTGATCGCGGCGCTGCTGGAGTGGTACCGCAAGACCGAGCTGAGCTGCGACCGGGCCGGGCTGCTGGTCTGCCAGGACCCGGCGGCGGCGCTGCGGGTGCACGTGGCGCTGGCCGGCGGGATGGACCTGTCCCAGGTGGACACCGCCGAGTTCCTCAAGCAGGCCAAGGAGTACGAGCAGGTCGAGGACGTCCGGGACAGCCTGCTCAAGCTGATCAAGACCTGGCGCAGCACGCACCCGATGGCCGTCGTGCGGGCCGCCGAGCTCCAGCGGTGGGCGGCCGGCGAGCAGTACCGGGAGATCCTCACCGGCACCTACCCGCGGCGCGACGACGACCAGCCGACCTCCACCTTCACCGAGGACATCAAGTCCGCGGCGAAGTCCTACAAGGACTCCGCGCAGCGCTCGGAGGACCCGCTGGTCAAGGTGCTCAACGAGGTCGGCGACGTGCTCGTGGGCGCGGCGGACAAGGTGCGGTCGAAGTTCAACGGGCAGTAG
- a CDS encoding 8-amino-7-oxononanoate synthase, whose protein sequence is MSTEAATGPESVFDWIDTRAQARAKAGLARRVRPRPADSTDLDLASNDYLGLARDKRVMGAAAAATLRWGAGSTGSRLVTGSTELHTELEYELANFCGAQSALVFSSGYLANLGALTALTGPGTAIVADQHIHASLIDGTRLSKADVVVAGHCDVPQVAHALSTRGKRRALVVTDSVFSVDGDLAPLAELAEVCRQHGSALVVDDAHGLGVLGEGGRGAVHAAGLAKAPDVVTTVTLSKSLGAQGGAVLGPSRVIKHLVDTARPFIFDTGLAPGSVAAALAALKVVREEPDRATRALDVAQDLAFRLRDKGFRVSNPTAAVVSVQAPSAEAALGWADACRAQGVVVGCFRPPSVPDQISRLRLTARADLTEADVERAVRVISETGASAGAVSRPR, encoded by the coding sequence GTGAGCACAGAGGCGGCGACCGGACCGGAGTCGGTGTTCGACTGGATCGACACCCGCGCGCAGGCCCGCGCGAAAGCCGGCCTGGCCCGCCGGGTGCGCCCCCGCCCGGCCGACTCGACCGACCTGGACCTGGCGTCCAACGACTACCTCGGACTGGCCCGCGACAAGCGGGTGATGGGCGCCGCGGCGGCCGCCACGCTGCGCTGGGGCGCGGGCTCGACCGGGTCCCGGCTGGTCACCGGCTCCACCGAGCTGCACACCGAACTGGAGTACGAGCTCGCGAACTTCTGCGGCGCGCAGTCCGCGCTGGTGTTCTCCTCCGGCTACCTGGCCAACCTGGGCGCGCTGACCGCGCTGACCGGGCCGGGCACCGCGATCGTGGCCGACCAGCACATCCACGCGTCGCTGATCGACGGCACCCGGCTGTCGAAGGCGGACGTCGTGGTGGCCGGGCACTGCGACGTGCCGCAGGTCGCGCACGCGCTGTCCACCCGGGGCAAGCGCCGGGCGCTGGTGGTCACCGACTCGGTGTTCTCGGTGGACGGCGACCTGGCCCCGCTGGCCGAGCTGGCCGAGGTCTGCCGGCAGCACGGCTCGGCGCTGGTCGTGGACGACGCGCACGGCCTGGGCGTGCTCGGCGAGGGCGGCCGGGGCGCGGTGCACGCGGCGGGCCTGGCGAAGGCCCCGGACGTGGTGACGACGGTGACGCTGTCCAAGTCGCTGGGCGCGCAGGGCGGCGCGGTGCTCGGGCCGAGCCGGGTGATCAAGCACCTGGTGGACACCGCGCGGCCGTTCATCTTCGACACCGGGCTCGCGCCGGGCAGCGTGGCGGCCGCGCTGGCCGCGCTGAAGGTCGTGCGCGAGGAGCCCGACCGCGCCACGCGCGCGCTCGACGTGGCCCAGGACCTGGCGTTCCGGCTGCGGGACAAGGGTTTCCGGGTCAGCAACCCGACGGCGGCGGTGGTCTCGGTCCAGGCCCCCTCGGCCGAGGCCGCGCTCGGCTGGGCCGACGCGTGCCGGGCGCAGGGGGTCGTGGTCGGCTGCTTCCGGCCGCCGTCGGTGCCCGACCAGATCTCCCGGCTGCGGCTGACCGCGCGGGCCGACCTGACCGAGGCGGACGTCGAGCGGGCGGTCCGGGTGATCAGCGAGACCGGCGCATCCGCAGGTGCGGTATCCCGTCCTCGATGA
- a CDS encoding cytochrome P450, translating to MDLFQLGSEDLRSLRANAPVHRDETTGLWLVSRYDDVRAVLADPRRFHPDNALTAVTAIPRPVLRVLARAGFSLPPTLANNGTDTHTDLRRLVARFLTPARVEAMRPRIAELARERLARVAGPVADLHPALARDLPAIVLMEVMGIERVDIPLLKAWSTASLELFWGNPALERQYELAAPTAEFHRWLTSRLRAARGDDDLFGALRDVPVREAAGLCYFLLIAGQETTTQLLSAVLDAVLRQGDLWSRLDEPGLAGRVVEEVLRRDPPVTTWRRIAAEPVTIAGVAVPAGAHLLLMLAGSGSDPAVFAEPERLCPVRPNARKHLAFGFGRHFCLGAGLARLEAEVVLREAFARFPNLRLASAQPPPMLGLLSFRAPLSVLVDPGEPAGTPAVQLV from the coding sequence GTGGACCTCTTCCAGCTCGGTTCCGAAGACCTGCGCTCGCTGCGCGCGAACGCGCCGGTGCACCGGGACGAGACCACCGGGTTGTGGCTGGTCAGCCGCTACGACGACGTGCGCGCGGTGCTCGCCGACCCACGGCGCTTCCACCCCGACAACGCGCTCACGGCGGTGACCGCGATCCCGCGCCCGGTGCTGCGCGTGCTGGCCCGCGCGGGCTTCTCGCTGCCGCCGACGCTGGCCAACAACGGCACCGACACCCACACCGACCTGCGCCGCCTGGTCGCCCGGTTCCTCACCCCGGCCCGGGTCGAGGCGATGCGGCCCCGGATCGCGGAGCTGGCGCGGGAACGACTCGCCCGGGTGGCGGGTCCGGTCGCCGACCTGCACCCGGCGCTGGCCCGCGACCTGCCCGCCATCGTGCTGATGGAGGTGATGGGCATCGAGCGGGTCGACATCCCGCTGCTCAAGGCGTGGAGCACGGCGTCGCTGGAGCTGTTCTGGGGCAACCCGGCGCTGGAGCGCCAGTACGAGCTCGCCGCGCCGACCGCCGAGTTCCACCGGTGGCTGACCAGCCGCCTCCGCGCGGCGCGCGGCGACGACGACCTGTTCGGCGCGCTGCGCGACGTGCCGGTCCGGGAGGCCGCCGGGCTCTGCTACTTCCTGCTCATCGCGGGCCAGGAGACGACCACCCAGCTGCTGTCCGCGGTGCTCGACGCCGTGCTGCGGCAAGGGGACCTGTGGTCACGGCTGGACGAGCCGGGGCTGGCCGGGCGGGTGGTGGAGGAGGTGCTGCGCCGCGACCCGCCGGTCACCACCTGGCGGCGGATCGCGGCCGAGCCGGTGACCATCGCGGGCGTGGCCGTCCCGGCGGGCGCGCACCTGCTGCTGATGCTCGCCGGCAGCGGGTCGGACCCGGCGGTGTTCGCCGAGCCGGAGCGGCTCTGCCCGGTCCGGCCGAACGCGCGCAAGCACCTGGCGTTCGGCTTCGGTCGGCACTTCTGCCTGGGCGCGGGCCTGGCCCGGCTGGAGGCGGAGGTGGTGCTGCGCGAGGCGTTCGCGCGGTTCCCGAACCTGCGCCTGGCCTCCGCGCAGCCCCCGCCGATGCTCGGGCTGCTCTCGTTCCGGGCGCCGCTGAGCGTCCTGGTCGACCCGGGCGAGCCGGCCGGGACGCCCGCGGTTCAGCTCGTGTAG
- a CDS encoding S1 family peptidase, translating into MRLSALVLVTLLLSAAPAQAVVGGREAPDTPWAVALYDARGNFFCGGVLVEAQKVLTAAHCTIEHATLQDRDRRPADLRVVVGRRDLDTKAGRQVAVREIRRHPEFRSVVDGDDVASLTLAEPVPFQPLRVGEARAGDLATVLGWGRTTEGAPPSRTLRQVDLPVLADAECRKAVNGYRPDAMLCAGYPQGGRDACEGDSGGPLVVDGLLVGVVSYGHGCARAGEPGVYTRVSRYLGEL; encoded by the coding sequence ATGCGCCTGAGCGCACTGGTCCTGGTCACGCTCCTGCTCAGCGCCGCCCCGGCCCAGGCGGTGGTGGGCGGCCGGGAGGCCCCGGACACCCCGTGGGCAGTCGCGCTGTACGACGCGCGGGGCAACTTCTTCTGCGGCGGCGTGCTCGTCGAGGCGCAGAAGGTGCTCACCGCCGCCCACTGCACGATCGAGCACGCCACGCTCCAGGACCGCGACCGGCGGCCCGCCGACCTGCGCGTGGTCGTCGGCCGGCGCGACCTCGACACCAAGGCCGGCCGGCAGGTCGCGGTCCGCGAGATCCGCCGGCACCCGGAGTTCCGCTCCGTGGTCGACGGCGACGACGTGGCCTCGCTCACCCTCGCCGAGCCGGTGCCGTTCCAGCCGCTGCGCGTCGGCGAGGCCCGCGCGGGCGACCTGGCGACCGTGCTGGGCTGGGGCCGCACCACCGAGGGCGCCCCGCCGAGCCGGACGCTGCGCCAGGTGGACCTGCCGGTGCTGGCGGACGCCGAGTGCCGGAAAGCCGTCAACGGTTACCGCCCGGACGCGATGCTCTGCGCGGGCTACCCCCAGGGCGGCCGGGACGCCTGCGAAGGCGACTCCGGCGGGCCCCTGGTGGTCGACGGCCTGCTGGTAGGGGTCGTCTCCTATGGTCACGGCTGCGCGCGGGCGGGTGAGCCGGGCGTCTACACGAGGGTGAGCCGCTACCTCGGCGAACTCTGA
- a CDS encoding zinc-binding dehydrogenase, with amino-acid sequence MEAAAGRVGTLLVQVAARAGAVVVAAARGAEKLAPARELGAHETVDYSVDGWHERGAEVDVAFSSVGGSVARRSFELLRRCGPCSATCCRRPTPPVPTGRWSPAPRPAS; translated from the coding sequence GTGGAGGCCGCCGCAGGCCGGGTCGGCACCCTGCTCGTGCAGGTCGCGGCACGGGCGGGAGCCGTCGTGGTGGCCGCCGCGCGCGGCGCGGAGAAGCTGGCGCCGGCCCGTGAGCTGGGCGCGCACGAGACCGTCGACTACTCCGTCGACGGGTGGCACGAGCGGGGGGCCGAGGTCGACGTGGCGTTCTCGTCGGTCGGCGGGTCGGTCGCGCGGCGGTCGTTCGAACTGCTGCGGCGTTGCGGACCGTGCTCGGCGACGTGCTGCCGCCGGCCGACGCCGCCGGTGCCCACCGGGCGCTGGAGTCCCGCGCCACGACCGGCAAGCTGA
- a CDS encoding GNAT family N-acetyltransferase — protein sequence MRSHPYPATLRRKWSADLTSAQLYALLKLRGEVFVVEQSCPYPELDGRDLDPDTRHFWLEADGSPEPQAYLRLLEEPDGTFRIGRVCTARVARGRGYSRRLMEAALVEVGRRVCVLDAQTYVADFYASFGFMPVGAEFIEDGIPHLRMRRSR from the coding sequence GTGCGCTCGCATCCCTATCCCGCCACGCTGCGCCGCAAGTGGTCAGCGGATCTGACCTCCGCGCAGCTGTACGCCCTGCTCAAACTGCGTGGCGAGGTCTTCGTGGTCGAGCAGTCCTGCCCCTACCCGGAGTTGGACGGCCGCGACCTCGACCCTGATACCAGGCACTTCTGGCTGGAGGCCGACGGCTCCCCCGAGCCGCAGGCCTACCTGCGGCTGCTGGAGGAGCCCGACGGCACGTTCCGGATCGGCCGGGTCTGCACGGCGCGGGTCGCCCGCGGTCGCGGCTACAGCCGGCGGCTGATGGAGGCCGCGCTGGTCGAGGTCGGCCGGCGGGTCTGCGTGCTGGACGCGCAGACCTACGTGGCCGACTTCTACGCCTCGTTCGGCTTCATGCCGGTGGGGGCCGAGTTCATCGAGGACGGGATACCGCACCTGCGGATGCGCCGGTCTCGCTGA
- a CDS encoding S1 family peptidase, whose translation MRAFVVALVLALAGAGAASADPRVVGGSRVSIGDHPWAVYLADSSGNQFCGGTLVAPTKVLTAAHCTGAFAPTIARVVVGREDKTDARQGEALPVVGVWRHPAHQSAERGSDVAVVTLGRATSASPLGLADDPALYEAGTAAVALGWGRTSEQGATSRYLRGVTVPVVSDESCAASYSLFRPEAMVCAGVPEGGLDTCQGDSGGPLVAGGRLIGVTSWGEGCARKGKPGVYARVSTYRAAIVEQLHTAG comes from the coding sequence GTGCGGGCGTTTGTGGTGGCGCTGGTGCTGGCGTTGGCGGGTGCGGGCGCGGCGAGCGCCGACCCCAGGGTGGTGGGTGGCTCGCGGGTGTCGATCGGCGACCACCCGTGGGCCGTGTACCTGGCCGACTCGAGCGGCAATCAGTTCTGCGGCGGGACGCTGGTCGCGCCGACCAAGGTGCTGACCGCCGCGCACTGCACCGGGGCGTTCGCGCCGACGATCGCCCGGGTGGTGGTGGGCCGCGAGGACAAGACCGACGCCCGGCAGGGCGAGGCGCTGCCGGTCGTCGGGGTCTGGCGGCACCCGGCCCACCAGTCGGCCGAGCGCGGCAGCGACGTCGCCGTGGTGACGCTGGGCCGCGCGACCTCCGCGTCACCGCTGGGGCTGGCCGACGACCCGGCGCTGTACGAGGCGGGCACCGCGGCCGTCGCGCTGGGCTGGGGCCGCACCTCCGAGCAGGGCGCGACGTCGCGGTACCTGCGGGGCGTGACGGTGCCGGTCGTGTCGGACGAGTCGTGCGCCGCGTCGTACTCGCTGTTCCGGCCGGAGGCGATGGTGTGCGCCGGGGTGCCCGAGGGCGGGTTGGACACCTGCCAGGGCGATTCCGGCGGGCCGCTGGTCGCGGGCGGGCGGCTGATCGGCGTGACGTCGTGGGGCGAGGGCTGCGCGCGCAAGGGCAAGCCCGGCGTCTACGCGCGGGTGTCGACCTACCGGGCGGCGATCGTGGAGCAGCTTCACACGGCGGGGTGA
- a CDS encoding LysE family translocator: MHLDFTQLPTFLIACAVVVLTPGVDAFLLLRTSMRAGTRAGLWALAGIHTAAAVQVGLVISGLGVLIARYPVVLTTLKWIGAAYLLYLALSIARSLLRRDAAQDEDRAVVADRPFRQGFLTNITNPKMLLFSLAFLPQFIGTGSPAAQLTLLAVVFLGLAAVWELLIVLAASSMGRRLRRPGVTTALDAVCAAVFLTMSVGLVV, from the coding sequence ATGCACCTGGACTTCACCCAGCTACCGACGTTCCTGATCGCCTGTGCGGTGGTCGTGCTCACGCCCGGCGTGGACGCCTTCCTCCTGCTCCGGACGTCGATGCGGGCCGGCACCAGGGCCGGCCTGTGGGCGCTGGCCGGCATCCACACGGCGGCGGCCGTGCAGGTCGGGCTGGTCATCTCCGGCCTGGGCGTGCTGATCGCCCGCTACCCGGTGGTGCTGACCACGCTGAAGTGGATCGGCGCGGCGTACCTGCTCTACCTGGCGCTGAGCATCGCGCGCAGCCTGCTGCGCCGCGACGCCGCCCAGGACGAGGACCGCGCGGTCGTGGCCGACCGGCCGTTCCGGCAGGGCTTCCTGACCAACATCACCAACCCGAAGATGCTGCTGTTCAGCCTGGCGTTCCTGCCGCAGTTCATCGGCACCGGCAGCCCGGCGGCGCAGCTCACCCTGCTCGCGGTGGTCTTCCTGGGGCTGGCGGCGGTGTGGGAGCTGCTGATCGTGCTCGCGGCGAGCAGCATGGGGCGGCGGCTGCGCCGGCCCGGCGTGACCACGGCCCTGGACGCCGTGTGCGCCGCCGTGTTCCTGACCATGTCCGTCGGCTTGGTCGTCTGA